Proteins encoded together in one Lepisosteus oculatus isolate fLepOcu1 chromosome 2, fLepOcu1.hap2, whole genome shotgun sequence window:
- the ubl4a gene encoding ubiquitin-like protein 4A — MILTVKPLQGKECSLQVTEDEKVSTVKELVSDRLNIPPNQQRLLYKGKALADEHKLSDYSIGPDAKLNLVVRPGGEARGATAGSSVWHSLSAVLAKHFTPTDAAKVQEQLIKDYERSLRQLSLDDIERLASRMLHPETVENMDISFLD; from the exons ATGATACTGACTGTGAAACCACTTCAAGGGAAGGAGTGTAGCCTCCAG GTCACCGAGGATGAGAAGGTGTCCACAGTGAAGGAGCTGGTCTCAGATAGACTGAATATCCCTCCCAATCAGCAGAGACTGCTGTACAAAGGGAAAGCACTTGCAG ACGAGCACAAGCTGAGCGATTACTCCATTGGGCCAGACGCAAAGTTGAATCTGGTGGTGAGGCCAGGAGGAGAGGCGCGGGGGGCAACTGCAGGGTCCAGTGTGTGGCACAGCCTGTCTGCTGTTCTGGCCAAACATTTCACTCCCACCGATGCCGCCAAAGTGCAGGAGCAACTTATCAAG GATTATGAGAGGTCCTTGCGGCAGCTGAGTCTGGACGACATCGAGCGCCTGGCCAGCCGAATGCTGCACCCGGAGACGGTGGAGAACATGGACATCTCCTTCCTGGACTGA
- the LOC102697663 gene encoding ras-related protein rab7-like yields MASRKKVLLKVIILGDSGVGKTSLMNQYVNKKFSNQYKATIGADFLTKEVMVDDRLVTMQIWDTAGQERFQSLGVAFYRGADCCVLVFDVTAPNTFKTLDSWRDEFLIQASPRDPENFPFVVLGNKIDLENRQVTTKRAQAWCQSKNSIPYFETSAKEAINVDQAFQTIARNALKQETEVETYDFPDQIKLRDDKPTGPNDSCSC; encoded by the exons ATGGCGTCTCGCAAGAAGGTGCTGTTGAAGGTGATAATCCTGGGAGACTCAGG gGTGGGGAAGACCTCTCTAATGAACCAGTATGTCAACAAGAAGTTCAGTAACCAGTACAAGGCCACCATCGGCGCTGACTTCCTCACCAAGGAGGTCATGGTGGATGATCGCCTCGTCACCATGCAG ATCTGGGACACTGCAGGACAAGAACGGTTTCAGTCCCTGGGTGTGGCATTTTACCGTGGAGCAGACTGCTGCGTGttggtgtttgatgtcacagcGCCCAACACCTTTAAGACGCTGGACAGCTGGCGGGATGAGTTCCTGATCCAGGCCAGTCCCCGTGACCCAGAGAACTTCCCCTTCGTCGTCCTGGGCAATAAGATTGACCTGGAGAACAGGCAG GTAACAACGAAACGTGCCCAGGCCTGGTGTCAGAGCAAGAACAGCATCCCGTACTTCGAGACCAGCGCCAAGGAGGCCATCAATGTGGACCAGGCCTTCCAGACCATTGCCCGCAACGCGCTCAAACAG GAAACGGAAGTGGAGACCTACGACTTCCCCGATCAGATCAAGCTGAGAGATGACAAACCCACTGGCCCCAACGATTCCTGCAGCTgctga
- the LOC107076793 gene encoding L antigen family member 3-like, which produces MAVHGSETSGQAKLEFALRIPFPSEREARIALQSLSPDREPRRGGIGKEMRAADNVLSVTWAADEARILRVSVGSFMDHLALVLETMEEFGPPAAP; this is translated from the exons ATGGCGGTACACGGCAGTGAAACAAGCGGACAGGCGAAACTGGAATT TGCTCTGCGCATCCCGTTCCCCTCGGAGCGCGAGGCACGGATCGCtcttcagtctctctctcctgaccGTGAGCCGCGCAGAGGGGGGATCGGCAAGGAAATGAGGGCGGCAGACAACGTCCTGTCCGT GACTTGGGCCGCGGACGAGGCCCGGATTCTGAGAGTGTCAGTCGGGTCGTTCATGGATCACTTGGCACTGGTTCTGGAGACTATGGAGGAGTTCGGACCCCCAGCAGCCCCCTGA
- the LOC138224343 gene encoding ras-related protein rab7-like, which translates to MASHKKILLKVILLGNSGVGKTSLMNQYVNKKFSSQYKCSIGADFLTKEVIVDDQLVILQIWDTAGQERFSSLVAGFYRGADSCILVFDVTKPESFKKLDSLRDEFLIEASPRDPENFPFVVLGNKIDLENRQVTTKSAQAWCLMKNNILYFETSAKENINVHQAFQTIACNALKQVAKVEIFSDISETITLRDRQEPTPSSGCNC; encoded by the exons ATGGCGTCTCATAAGAAGATCCTGTTGAAGGTGATACTGCTGGGCAACTCAGG GGTGGGGAAGACCTCTCTGATGAACCAGTATGTCAACAAGAAGTTCAGTAGCCAGTACAAGTGCTCCATCGGTGCTGACTTCCTCACCAAGGAGGTCATAGTGGATGATCAACTTGTGATCCTACAG ATCTgggacacagcaggacaggagcgaTTCTCGTCCCTGGTGGCGGGGTTTTACCGAGGAGCGGACAGCTGCATTCTGGTGTTCGATGTCACGAAGCCCGAGAGCTTCAAGAAACTGGACAGCTTGCGGGACGAGTTCCTGATCGAGGCCAGTCCCCGAGACCCCGAGAACTTCCCCTTCGTCGTTCTGGGCAATAAGATCGACCTGGAAAACAGACAG GTAACGACGAAAAGCGCGCAGGCCTGGTGTCTGATGAAGAACAACATCCTGTACTTCGAGACCAGCGCCAAGGAGAATATCAACGTACACCAGGCCTTCCAGACTATCGCTTGCAACGCGCTCAAACAG GTAGCCAAAGTGGAGATTTTCAGTGACATCTCTGAGACGATCACCctgagggacagacaggagcccACCCCCAGCAGTGGCTGCAACTGCTGA